Proteins from a genomic interval of Methanoplanus endosymbiosus:
- a CDS encoding PKD domain-containing protein: protein MAGKELQVSSATGDAGAEIYLSFNNSELLSSYVVKIIWDKSVMNVTNLDFESTGWGNDYNQQNPLLNAPAENGYYIVSNYGLKSDYYLSGNNSVMKFTCNAKVHDGSSTAISVDPSYGDRFVIEENGVPTNVKGQYTLVDGTFTTNDVIPPEVNITSPLNSAVVGQDITVTANITDVGGVDESTIVVTVGGNATAPPITTPIDNGFMVTATISNVPLGQDVPVFVSAEDNSGNEGNSTHYVNVAQAGITISPETPADGSYSNATNPVLAAGFVKVTKTTVRMFIDGVNVTASCDFDPTSTATDGGITLNYTKYGVLADGLHEIVVNGTSSLDPFPEKSATVTFTKDTTPPIVTVTKIQDSDGDGFPEANEDLTFYYTAEDANLDKVWIDTVYNTSKSSVGIIPIEMTYGNKNDMAYANDLAGNVNTSASFHIYNDYLAYFNDSSLGKFAGIDLSTLSMYDVFTNANVFALSGPNDQITAPTLGEFDKTVTGGSNVTLDDRKDDPIIAGSLPEKVDIYQGPTGTFNFNVQMPYIQKAVILVAKTNSSLVKSILNDPSGAKSMTSSQLMQALDKNVIGLYGGSKNAVSGEWEYGYEVFAVDDNGTLVKSHTAYGTINVISGDMAETIVANSFDLSSGFNTATATSIKDKPLTVNYLGEGEFMMLAICMDNNRFSVLSGTPFVIEQQAGVLTSSSGPHYLGEDITVSSTITGDAMTAALVKIDPTTYTGNMTVNLTTLSTSSLESAYLVADNNQTFIKPSERANFWVSKGYFNYAGKNSATNILNVPTSGLLAGNYRLYMMVENDGNVTSFNETTVTLSVAPPVANFTATPLNGYVNQEIVFTDASTHASEWNWNFGDGNTSTLPNPTHKYVKIGTYSVTLTVKNGALSDTLTRTNYITVLDLPPVKPDKEENVTLRDPGTSVKEVSGKQQLTFNQTASNGTKVGNTIILNNAGINVTITIDLLTWDPSSGNWIGNVTGVSFEGAPVTTIIGGTVGNATFTFNGTMPGYNPNAVFDISVYNRTSDAAKTKFSVVATNAGYNINSIAYSVYIVKKNLTATDKISDSYLTFTASPAWVNANGGTSAITIMREADNGTCQFLATTYLGLTPSGDMKFRAYSPDGFSAFAMVAVSAIPSPTPAPVPPSPSGGGTSGGGYSGGFGPTVPSYESVGSAELITDSLGQVEGNFEVISADGGAQLLLSNGVQALDSNGRALSEVSITQSSAGATPGTSGALYKFGDFVYDCLPAGATFAPSIDIKFELTEAQFNALNPGQVFSVRYYDEGSKSWVEVPTYINPNTREVIGEVEHFTYYALMAVGGTSAPVVPGAEVVPTEQPTGAVTPAGEETPAAGEGMPGWIWVLLIVVIIAVAGAVFYLYREGKIGGSNS from the coding sequence ATGGCAGGTAAGGAATTGCAGGTTTCTTCGGCTACAGGAGATGCTGGTGCTGAGATTTATCTCTCTTTCAATAATTCAGAGTTATTGAGCTCATATGTGGTTAAGATTATCTGGGATAAATCGGTTATGAATGTGACCAATTTGGATTTTGAGAGTACTGGATGGGGAAATGATTACAATCAGCAAAATCCTTTATTAAATGCACCTGCGGAGAATGGTTATTATATTGTTTCCAACTATGGACTCAAGTCAGATTATTATCTAAGTGGGAATAATTCTGTCATGAAGTTTACATGTAACGCAAAAGTTCATGATGGATCGTCAACAGCTATTTCAGTTGACCCTTCCTATGGTGATAGGTTTGTTATTGAGGAAAATGGTGTACCCACCAATGTTAAAGGCCAATATACTCTTGTAGATGGAACCTTTACGACCAATGATGTCATTCCTCCGGAAGTAAACATTACTTCTCCATTAAATAGTGCTGTGGTTGGTCAGGATATAACTGTCACTGCAAACATTACTGATGTTGGTGGTGTTGATGAGTCCACGATTGTAGTTACCGTGGGAGGTAATGCAACAGCACCACCGATTACTACGCCCATTGACAATGGGTTTATGGTGACTGCAACAATATCCAATGTCCCTCTTGGCCAAGATGTTCCGGTCTTTGTAAGTGCAGAGGATAACTCCGGAAACGAAGGTAACAGCACACATTATGTCAATGTAGCGCAGGCCGGTATTACTATCTCGCCGGAAACTCCTGCGGATGGTTCTTACTCAAATGCTACAAATCCGGTTCTTGCAGCAGGATTTGTAAAGGTTACAAAGACAACTGTTAGGATGTTCATCGATGGTGTAAATGTCACTGCTTCATGTGATTTCGATCCAACAAGTACTGCAACAGATGGTGGAATCACACTTAATTATACTAAATACGGTGTACTTGCTGACGGTTTACATGAGATCGTTGTAAACGGAACAAGTTCACTTGATCCATTTCCTGAAAAATCAGCAACAGTCACTTTTACAAAGGATACTACTCCTCCAATTGTGACAGTTACTAAAATACAGGACTCAGACGGGGATGGATTCCCGGAGGCAAATGAGGATCTGACATTTTATTATACTGCAGAGGATGCGAATCTTGATAAAGTCTGGATAGATACGGTTTACAACACTTCTAAGAGTTCGGTTGGAATTATTCCAATTGAGATGACATATGGTAACAAAAACGATATGGCATACGCAAATGACCTTGCCGGAAATGTAAATACAAGTGCTTCTTTCCATATTTACAACGATTATCTTGCGTATTTCAATGATTCAAGTCTTGGAAAGTTTGCAGGAATTGATCTCTCAACTCTCTCGATGTATGATGTGTTTACCAATGCAAATGTTTTCGCATTGAGCGGACCAAATGATCAGATTACCGCTCCGACTCTTGGTGAATTTGATAAGACAGTTACAGGCGGAAGTAATGTAACACTTGATGATCGTAAGGATGATCCAATCATTGCCGGTTCACTTCCGGAGAAAGTTGATATTTATCAGGGGCCTACAGGAACATTTAACTTCAATGTTCAGATGCCTTATATTCAGAAAGCTGTTATATTGGTTGCAAAGACCAACAGTTCTCTTGTTAAAAGCATTCTAAATGATCCTTCCGGTGCGAAATCAATGACTAGTTCTCAGTTGATGCAGGCACTTGATAAGAATGTAATTGGATTATATGGAGGAAGTAAAAATGCAGTTTCTGGTGAATGGGAGTATGGCTATGAGGTCTTTGCAGTTGATGATAATGGTACGTTAGTGAAGTCACATACTGCTTATGGTACTATCAATGTGATAAGTGGAGATATGGCCGAAACAATCGTGGCAAATTCCTTTGATCTCTCATCCGGATTTAATACAGCCACAGCTACATCAATTAAAGATAAACCCCTTACAGTGAACTATCTTGGAGAAGGAGAGTTCATGATGCTTGCTATATGTATGGACAATAACCGGTTCTCTGTTCTTTCAGGAACTCCGTTTGTCATTGAACAGCAGGCAGGAGTTTTAACTTCATCCAGTGGTCCGCATTATCTTGGAGAAGACATAACTGTCAGTTCCACAATTACAGGTGATGCAATGACAGCAGCGCTTGTTAAAATTGATCCGACTACCTACACAGGTAATATGACAGTCAATTTAACGACACTGAGTACTTCATCACTTGAATCGGCATATCTTGTTGCTGATAACAACCAGACATTCATTAAGCCAAGTGAAAGAGCCAATTTCTGGGTCTCAAAAGGCTACTTTAACTATGCAGGCAAAAACAGTGCAACAAATATACTGAATGTCCCGACATCAGGACTGCTGGCCGGAAATTACCGTCTATACATGATGGTTGAGAATGACGGCAATGTAACATCATTTAACGAAACAACAGTGACACTATCAGTGGCACCTCCGGTTGCAAACTTCACAGCAACACCTCTGAATGGATATGTTAATCAGGAAATAGTATTTACAGATGCGTCAACTCATGCCAGTGAATGGAACTGGAACTTTGGTGACGGTAATACTTCTACACTTCCGAATCCGACACACAAATACGTAAAGATTGGAACTTACTCTGTAACTCTGACTGTCAAAAACGGAGCTTTAAGTGATACATTAACACGTACTAACTATATCACCGTACTTGATTTACCTCCGGTAAAGCCGGATAAGGAAGAGAATGTAACTTTAAGGGACCCAGGTACATCAGTTAAAGAAGTTAGCGGGAAACAGCAGCTTACATTTAATCAGACTGCTTCAAACGGTACAAAAGTCGGTAACACTATTATTCTGAATAACGCTGGCATAAATGTGACAATCACGATAGATTTGCTTACCTGGGACCCCTCCAGCGGAAACTGGATTGGTAACGTAACGGGTGTCAGCTTTGAAGGTGCTCCGGTTACAACTATAATTGGCGGAACTGTTGGTAATGCAACATTTACATTCAACGGTACAATGCCCGGTTATAATCCAAATGCAGTGTTTGACATTTCAGTTTACAACAGAACCAGTGATGCTGCAAAAACTAAATTCAGTGTAGTAGCAACGAATGCGGGATACAACATAAATTCAATCGCGTATTCAGTATATATTGTAAAGAAAAACCTGACAGCAACTGATAAGATATCAGATTCCTATCTGACCTTTACCGCAAGTCCGGCATGGGTCAATGCGAATGGCGGAACAAGTGCTATAACCATCATGAGGGAGGCTGACAACGGAACCTGCCAGTTCCTTGCGACGACCTACCTCGGTCTGACTCCATCCGGTGATATGAAATTCAGAGCATATTCACCTGACGGCTTCTCAGCATTTGCAATGGTTGCAGTATCTGCAATTCCATCACCAACACCGGCTCCGGTGCCTCCAAGCCCATCCGGCGGCGGCACATCCGGCGGTGGCTACTCCGGCGGATTTGGCCCGACAGTCCCGTCCTATGAATCTGTTGGTTCAGCAGAACTGATCACAGATTCACTTGGTCAGGTCGAAGGTAATTTCGAAGTTATTTCAGCTGACGGCGGAGCACAGCTTCTCCTCTCAAACGGTGTTCAGGCACTTGATTCAAACGGAAGAGCGCTCTCTGAAGTTTCAATAACACAGTCTTCAGCCGGAGCAACTCCGGGAACCAGCGGTGCACTCTACAAGTTCGGCGACTTCGTCTATGATTGTCTGCCGGCAGGAGCAACATTTGCACCTTCAATCGACATCAAGTTTGAACTTACAGAAGCACAGTTCAATGCCCTCAATCCGGGCCAGGTCTTCTCTGTAAGATATTATGATGAAGGTTCTAAGAGTTGGGTTGAAGTTCCGACATACATAAATCCAAACACCCGTGAGGTTATAGGAGAAGTAGAGCACTTCACCTACTATGCACTCATGGCAGTCGGAGGAACGTCTGCACCGGTAGTTCCGGGAGCAGAGGTTGTACCGACAGAACAGCCTACAGGAGCCGTCACACCAGCCGGTGAGGAAACACCAGCTGCTGGTGAAGGAATGCCCGGATGGATATGGGTATTACTTATTGTAGTAATCATAGCTGTCGCAGGTGCTGTCTTCTACCTCTACAGGGAAGGTAAGATCGGCGGTTCTAACAGCTGA
- the ftsA gene encoding coenzyme F390 synthetase yields the protein MAFFNEDIETMPRADLDILIDERVRNTVRYAAENSLFYKKWFSEHNIDPLSIKEHEDLRELPIITGDIIRQNQPPVTPHFNFKSVSCRDVYTINETSGTSGIPKSFFLTWDDWKRYSEKYARIFVSYGLERGDRVAICASYGMNIGASAMTVAAKKIGLTIIPEGKCTFPIRVIESYKPTAIVGSVFKLIRLAKRMEAAGLDPKNSGIRKLIVGGESFAPESRAYLDSLWGFDTCNSYGSTEGTMCGECTERSGLHVAEDLIHLDLYDQTLNSFVPDGKEGKIVITTLVPQGEKAGTVLINYNTDDITAVTSRDLCSCGRTHMRINNPKRDAENYYIYSVPVNRINIEAAVFYPENMQDLTGEYEAFIYSGEDPDETILRVSMECEDVGRCDRRLIKDNFTEKFLKEVPDLKLQYEEGLLKIAFRFTEKGGLELYRLKARPKRIVDRR from the coding sequence ATGGCTTTTTTTAATGAAGATATTGAGACAATGCCGAGGGCAGACCTGGACATTCTCATTGATGAGAGGGTAAGAAATACTGTGAGATATGCTGCTGAAAATTCATTATTCTACAAAAAATGGTTTTCTGAACATAATATTGATCCACTTTCAATAAAGGAGCATGAAGATTTAAGAGAACTTCCAATCATCACCGGAGATATAATCAGACAAAATCAGCCGCCCGTAACTCCCCACTTTAATTTTAAAAGTGTAAGCTGCCGGGATGTATATACCATTAATGAGACCAGCGGGACAAGCGGAATCCCTAAGTCCTTTTTTTTAACATGGGATGACTGGAAGAGATATTCTGAGAAATATGCCCGGATTTTTGTATCATATGGCCTTGAAAGGGGAGACAGAGTTGCAATATGCGCATCCTACGGCATGAATATCGGTGCCAGTGCGATGACGGTGGCCGCAAAAAAGATCGGCCTGACTATAATTCCGGAAGGAAAATGCACATTCCCGATAAGGGTCATTGAGAGCTATAAACCTACAGCCATTGTCGGCAGTGTCTTTAAGCTGATCCGGCTTGCAAAGAGAATGGAGGCAGCAGGGCTTGACCCGAAAAATTCCGGCATAAGAAAACTGATTGTCGGAGGGGAGAGTTTTGCACCGGAATCAAGGGCATACCTTGACAGTCTGTGGGGCTTTGACACCTGCAATTCATATGGAAGCACTGAAGGGACAATGTGCGGGGAGTGCACTGAAAGAAGCGGGCTGCATGTTGCTGAAGATCTCATTCACCTTGATCTCTATGACCAGACTCTGAACAGTTTTGTCCCGGACGGAAAAGAGGGAAAGATTGTCATCACAACTCTTGTGCCGCAGGGTGAAAAAGCCGGAACAGTGCTCATAAATTACAATACTGATGACATTACAGCTGTTACATCAAGAGATCTCTGTTCATGCGGAAGAACCCATATGAGGATAAATAACCCAAAGAGGGATGCAGAAAATTATTACATATACAGTGTTCCGGTCAACAGGATTAATATTGAAGCTGCTGTTTTTTATCCGGAAAATATGCAGGATCTGACAGGGGAGTATGAAGCCTTCATCTACAGCGGTGAAGATCCGGATGAGACAATACTGCGTGTATCTATGGAATGTGAGGATGTGGGCAGATGTGACCGTAGGCTGATTAAAGATAATTTCACTGAAAAATTCCTGAAGGAAGTTCCGGATTTAAAACTACAGTATGAAGAAGGTCTCTTAAAGATCGCATTCAGGTTTACTGAAAAAGGCGGTCTTGAGTTATACCGGCTTAAGGCCCGGCCAAAGAGAATTGTTGACAGAAGATAA
- a CDS encoding glutaredoxin family protein, whose product MEWIHVDGKDAGDVKLYALSTCIHCKKTKEFLKSSGIAFDYIFVDLLEEKKIYEIYEEVKRFNPAGSFPTIIINGEKVIVGSRLDEISEALCL is encoded by the coding sequence ATGGAATGGATTCATGTTGACGGGAAGGATGCAGGAGATGTAAAACTATATGCCTTAAGCACCTGTATTCACTGCAAAAAGACAAAGGAATTTTTGAAAAGTTCAGGCATTGCATTTGATTATATCTTTGTTGATCTTCTTGAGGAGAAGAAGATCTATGAGATTTATGAGGAAGTTAAGAGGTTCAATCCGGCTGGTTCTTTTCCGACAATAATAATTAACGGTGAGAAGGTCATAGTCGGATCAAGGCTGGATGAAATATCAGAGGCGCTTTGTTTATGA
- a CDS encoding ferredoxin-thioredoxin reductase catalytic domain-containing protein, with the protein MNGNSDENSGSSPDLIRKFNEVRSKAEKVGYSLNPDREFTMELINSLLINKERYGYEACPCRLVTGPKEDNLDIICPCDYRDGDVGEYGCCYCGLYVSEDVAAGKMGVSIIPDRRLQEIEAEGEIKPGDIRAFPAELKLKCPVFRCRVCGYLAARNSPPEKCPICGATEERFEKFIG; encoded by the coding sequence ATGAATGGTAATTCTGATGAAAATTCCGGCAGCAGTCCTGATCTTATCCGGAAATTTAATGAAGTGAGATCAAAGGCAGAAAAGGTCGGATACAGCCTTAATCCTGACAGAGAGTTTACTATGGAACTGATAAACAGTCTGCTGATTAATAAGGAACGATATGGATATGAAGCATGCCCCTGCCGCCTTGTAACAGGACCTAAAGAAGATAATCTGGATATTATCTGTCCATGCGATTATCGCGATGGGGATGTCGGCGAGTATGGATGCTGCTATTGTGGTCTTTATGTCTCAGAGGATGTAGCTGCCGGAAAAATGGGTGTCAGTATAATTCCTGACAGAAGATTACAGGAAATAGAGGCAGAAGGTGAGATTAAACCCGGAGATATCCGGGCATTCCCGGCAGAGCTGAAGTTAAAATGTCCGGTATTCAGATGCAGAGTCTGCGGCTATCTCGCTGCAAGGAATTCTCCGCCGGAAAAATGCCCTATATGCGGAGCAACGGAAGAGAGGTTTGAGAAATTCATAGGCTGA
- a CDS encoding 2'-5' RNA ligase family protein — protein sequence MTENIAIDIVLLPPDEISERIIHYNQRLTENSGDRSIQLNPDDCLPHISLLMGGISYDDIEPLKEAISVFSGRFLPYSASFSGFAVIETDSGTAVSGADITRDSNILNLQNEIAASAGKYLKGVSRDMVYNNRSEEITEFTTGYSGSYLNNSTKDNFSPHITIGHGDISRLKDLPEMPEEFICRRIAICHLGNHCTCRKILAEIIS from the coding sequence ATGACAGAAAACATTGCAATTGATATAGTTCTCCTGCCTCCGGATGAGATTTCAGAGAGAATTATTCATTATAATCAGAGACTGACTGAAAATTCCGGCGACAGGTCCATTCAGTTAAATCCGGATGACTGCCTGCCGCATATCTCACTGCTTATGGGTGGCATCAGTTATGATGATATTGAGCCGTTAAAAGAGGCAATTTCAGTATTTTCAGGCCGGTTTCTTCCATACAGTGCATCATTTTCAGGCTTTGCAGTTATAGAGACCGACTCCGGCACAGCAGTCTCAGGTGCAGATATTACAAGGGACAGTAATATCCTTAATCTTCAGAATGAAATTGCAGCTTCTGCCGGAAAATATCTTAAAGGTGTCAGCCGTGATATGGTTTATAATAACAGATCTGAGGAGATTACTGAATTTACTACCGGTTACTCCGGTTCATACCTGAATAATTCTACCAAAGATAACTTCTCGCCGCATATCACCATAGGCCACGGTGATATCAGCAGGCTGAAAGATCTCCCTGAAATGCCGGAAGAGTTCATATGCAGAAGGATTGCCATATGCCACCTTGGCAACCACTGCACATGCAGGAAAATTCTTGCTGAAATTATTTCCTGA
- a CDS encoding NCS2 family permease, which produces MFSGLQNHIIKFFRLNESGTTIRREFFAGIATFMTMAYIIVVNPAILMAAGIPFGPSMVATIITAVAGTLIMGVYANRPFAIAPYMGENAFVAYTVCGILGYPWQTAIGAVFVSGIMLTALTLVGGRKLMCEAVPESLKYSFAAGIGLFITFVGLVNSGIVEPGTESAPVHVGNLGDPVVMLAIFGFILIAVLYVRNVSGAILIGILVTSFIGFSAGIFTPPEAVFSMPPDISPIFLQLDIIGVFTWGFFAVVLTMFTMDFLDTMGGIIGVSEQAGFLDDEGNLPEIEKPFLADGIASVIAGISGTTTSGVFMESAAGIAAGGRTGLVAVVVAGLFGIGLFLSPLFSAIPAAATGPAMVMVGLMMLSPIKKINFSDYTEMIPALSVIVLLSFTYNIGVGLCSGFVLYPLFKVASGRYAEIPKLTWIFFVFCLLFFIFYPY; this is translated from the coding sequence ATGTTTTCCGGTTTACAAAATCACATCATAAAGTTTTTCAGACTTAATGAATCAGGAACAACCATCAGAAGAGAGTTCTTTGCAGGTATTGCCACTTTTATGACGATGGCGTACATTATCGTTGTAAATCCTGCAATACTCATGGCCGCCGGAATTCCGTTCGGCCCTTCAATGGTTGCGACCATAATTACGGCAGTTGCAGGCACCCTGATAATGGGTGTTTATGCAAACCGCCCGTTCGCCATTGCACCATACATGGGTGAGAATGCCTTTGTGGCATACACTGTCTGTGGTATTCTTGGCTATCCCTGGCAGACAGCAATCGGTGCTGTATTTGTAAGCGGAATAATGCTTACGGCACTGACTCTGGTGGGCGGCAGAAAACTCATGTGTGAGGCTGTGCCTGAGAGTCTCAAGTACAGTTTTGCAGCCGGAATCGGGCTTTTTATCACCTTTGTCGGGCTTGTTAATTCCGGAATTGTGGAACCCGGCACTGAGAGCGCCCCTGTTCATGTCGGCAATCTGGGCGATCCGGTTGTCATGCTGGCAATATTTGGTTTCATCTTAATTGCCGTACTTTACGTTCGCAATGTCAGCGGTGCCATTCTTATCGGGATTCTTGTCACTTCATTCATTGGTTTTTCTGCCGGTATCTTTACTCCGCCGGAGGCTGTATTCAGCATGCCCCCGGATATATCTCCGATTTTTCTTCAGCTTGATATTATTGGTGTTTTTACCTGGGGATTTTTTGCCGTTGTTCTGACCATGTTTACCATGGACTTTCTTGACACCATGGGCGGTATCATCGGAGTCTCCGAGCAGGCTGGTTTTCTTGACGATGAAGGAAATCTCCCTGAGATTGAAAAACCCTTTCTTGCGGACGGCATCGCAAGTGTCATAGCCGGAATATCAGGTACAACAACAAGCGGTGTCTTTATGGAATCTGCTGCCGGGATTGCTGCCGGAGGAAGAACCGGCCTTGTGGCAGTTGTTGTCGCAGGCCTTTTTGGAATCGGACTCTTCCTCTCACCTCTCTTCTCTGCCATACCTGCCGCAGCAACCGGCCCTGCAATGGTTATGGTCGGCCTGATGATGTTATCGCCCATAAAAAAGATCAATTTCAGCGATTATACCGAGATGATACCTGCCCTCTCTGTGATTGTCCTCTTAAGCTTCACATATAATATTGGGGTTGGCCTTTGCAGCGGATTTGTATTGTATCCATTATTTAAGGTTGCATCCGGAAGATATGCAGAGATCCCAAAACTGACCTGGATATTTTTTGTATTCTGTCTGTTATTTTTTATATTCTACCCATACTAA
- a CDS encoding HEPN domain-containing protein: MDTILWCKKNKNGLKIISPNSNLSEAYFLKAEDALSAMESVTSADWKFSTGYYAMYYALYAILVKAGIESEIHTCTIECMRAFFSDYFSEHDTEAMERAKELRIDAQYYVPERARGKDIAWIIRAAPEFVLKCERISRMIKNSDIERIRKTIA, translated from the coding sequence ATGGATACAATACTCTGGTGCAAAAAGAATAAAAACGGCCTTAAAATAATCAGTCCAAACAGCAATCTCTCAGAAGCATATTTCCTTAAGGCTGAGGATGCCCTCTCTGCAATGGAATCGGTCACATCTGCGGACTGGAAGTTCTCCACCGGATATTATGCCATGTACTATGCCCTTTATGCAATACTTGTCAAAGCCGGAATTGAGAGTGAGATTCATACCTGCACCATTGAGTGTATGAGGGCTTTCTTCTCAGATTATTTTTCAGAGCATGATACTGAAGCGATGGAGAGAGCCAAGGAACTTAGAATTGATGCCCAGTATTATGTCCCGGAGAGAGCACGTGGCAAAGATATCGCATGGATTATACGTGCCGCACCTGAATTTGTCCTGAAATGCGAAAGAATCAGCCGGATGATAAAAAACAGTGATATTGAGAGGATCAGAAAGACAATTGCATGA
- a CDS encoding nucleotidyltransferase domain-containing protein, producing MSDSLNITGNILKVMALFTEGYDRQLYIREVCGLLPITHGTAYNILTLLEKRGILESVMRGKIRIFTLKRNNQAQHYCALAESYKRVIFSEEFPEADGIICRINPYLFGPSALFGSYAKRSPDESSDIDIFVAGDYDRREIMKISRIFGIRIEVKAYPVDLFTEIKRDDPLIKEVYKSHILIKCQDFFIREAF from the coding sequence ATGTCTGATTCATTAAACATAACCGGAAATATTCTGAAGGTGATGGCACTCTTTACTGAAGGTTATGACAGACAGCTGTACATACGGGAGGTATGCGGACTTCTGCCCATCACACACGGCACTGCATATAATATTCTGACACTTCTGGAGAAGAGAGGGATTCTGGAGTCGGTTATGAGGGGAAAGATAAGGATTTTCACCCTCAAAAGAAATAATCAGGCGCAGCACTACTGTGCCCTTGCCGAGAGTTATAAAAGGGTTATATTCTCAGAAGAATTTCCGGAGGCAGACGGGATAATATGCAGAATTAATCCATACCTCTTCGGCCCGTCAGCACTCTTCGGGAGTTATGCAAAGAGAAGTCCTGACGAAAGTTCTGACATTGACATCTTTGTCGCAGGAGATTATGACAGACGGGAGATAATGAAAATTTCACGAATCTTTGGCATAAGAATTGAGGTGAAGGCATATCCGGTCGATCTCTTCACTGAAATTAAAAGGGATGACCCTTTAATTAAAGAGGTATATAAATCACATATCCTGATAAAATGCCAGGATTTCTTTATAAGGGAGGCTTTTTAA
- a CDS encoding argininosuccinate synthase, with the protein MGKGKVVLAFSGGLDTSICVPLLKEQYGYDEVVTVAVDVGQPAEDIISATKKGELIADKHYTIDIKEKFVETQLFPTIKANGSYEGYPMGTALARPLIAEEIVKIAKSEGALTVAHGCTGKGNDQLRFDFIFRMSGLEVIAPMREMNLTREWEMEYADKHNIPVPVVKEKPYSIDENCWSRSIEGGKLEDPSFHPPNDIYGWTVSAEEAPDTPEEISIEFEKGIPVSINGRRMKGIELIEELNRIAGRNGVGRNDMVEDRILGLKAREVYEHPAATVLLKAHSDLERLVLSRQELSFKAAVDEKWSELGYMGLIHEPLFEALTAFVDKTQERVNGKVDLILYKSSVTVAGRSSPDALYSDDLVSFDSTTLDQKDSEGFSAFYGFQARLSKNLRKNN; encoded by the coding sequence ATGGGTAAAGGAAAAGTTGTTCTTGCATTCTCAGGCGGTCTTGACACATCAATATGCGTACCTCTTTTAAAAGAGCAATATGGGTACGACGAGGTTGTCACAGTAGCTGTCGATGTCGGCCAGCCGGCTGAGGATATAATCAGTGCCACAAAAAAAGGCGAACTGATCGCTGATAAGCACTATACAATAGACATTAAGGAAAAATTTGTGGAGACACAGCTCTTTCCGACAATTAAAGCAAACGGTTCATACGAAGGCTACCCAATGGGCACTGCCCTCGCAAGGCCGCTCATTGCCGAAGAGATTGTTAAAATCGCAAAGTCAGAAGGTGCACTCACGGTTGCCCACGGCTGCACAGGCAAGGGCAATGACCAGTTAAGGTTTGATTTCATCTTCAGAATGTCCGGCCTTGAGGTCATTGCACCTATGCGTGAGATGAATCTCACTCGTGAATGGGAGATGGAGTACGCCGATAAGCACAATATACCTGTTCCGGTAGTGAAGGAGAAGCCATATTCAATTGATGAGAACTGCTGGAGCAGAAGCATTGAAGGCGGAAAACTTGAAGATCCATCCTTCCATCCTCCAAATGACATCTATGGCTGGACAGTCTCCGCAGAGGAAGCACCTGACACTCCGGAAGAGATCTCAATTGAGTTTGAGAAGGGAATTCCGGTATCAATTAACGGCAGAAGGATGAAAGGCATTGAGCTTATTGAGGAACTCAACCGGATTGCCGGCAGAAACGGTGTTGGCAGGAATGATATGGTTGAGGACCGGATTCTTGGGCTTAAAGCACGCGAGGTCTATGAACACCCTGCGGCAACTGTCCTTTTAAAGGCGCACAGTGATCTTGAGCGCCTCGTTCTCAGCCGCCAGGAATTGTCATTTAAAGCAGCAGTGGACGAAAAATGGTCAGAACTTGGATATATGGGTTTGATTCATGAACCACTCTTTGAAGCGCTGACAGCATTTGTTGACAAAACACAGGAGAGGGTCAATGGAAAAGTTGACCTCATCTTATACAAGAGTTCAGTCACAGTTGCAGGCAGAAGTTCACCTGATGCGTTATATTCTGATGATCTTGTCTCATTTGACAGCACAACACTGGATCAGAAGGATTCAGAAGGATTCTCTGCATTCTATGGGTTCCAGGCAAGACTGAGCAAAAATCTCAGAAAAAACAATTAA